From the Sanguibacter sp. HDW7 genome, the window CGACGCACGCGTGCGGCTGCTGCCGCACGTCGACGGCGTCCCGAGCCCCGCGGGGCCGTTCAACGCGGGCCTCGACGCCGCGACCGCGCCCTGGGTGTCCGTCATGGGATCGGACGACGCGCTCGAGGTCGGTGCCATCGACGCGTGGCTCGCGCTCGCGGCCCGCACGGGTTCCGAGGCGGTCCTGCCGCGGCTGCGGCACGCCTCCGGGGCCGTCGTGCCGACGCCTCCCGCGCGGCCGTGGCGGACGCGGGACCTCGACATCGTGCGCGACCGTCTCGCGTACCGCACCGCGCCGCTCGGGCTGCTGTCGCGGGCTGCGCTCGACCGCCTCGGGCTGCGCATGACGCCGGGCCTGCCGTCGGGCGAGGACCTCGCGCCCTCGACGCTCCTGTGGGCCGGCGCGCGCGGCGTCGCGTTCGACCGCCGCGGGCCGGCCTACGTCATCGGGGCCGACGCGGCCGAGCGCGTGACGCTCACCGTGCGGCCCGTCGCGGCCGACCTCGCGCCCGTCGACGACCTGCTCGCCCGGCCTGAGCTGCGCGGCGCAGACACACGCGTGCGCCTCGCCGTCGCCGCGAAGCTCGTACGGATCCACGTGCTCGCGGCGGTCCACAACCGTCGGACGACGGGGCTCGACGACGACGACCGCGCCGCGCTCGCGGCCGGCGCGGACGCTGTCGTCGCGCTCGCCCCGGGCGTGCTCGACGTCCTCTCGCGCGCCGAGCGTGACCTGCTCGACGCGATCGGCGCGGGTGCTGCGTCGGCACGGCTCGTCGAGCTCTCGGACCGGCGCCGCCGCCACGGCACGCCCACGACGCTCGTCCCGCGCGACCTGCGTCGCGTCCTCGCGCGCGAGGCCCCGCTGCGGCTCATGGCCGCGTCGGTGCTCGTGCGCTGACGCAGCCAGGACCAGCGCCCGTCGATATGCTGGACGGCGGGCGGCCGCGCGCCGCCCGCCCCTCTCGACCTCGTCCTAAGGACCCCCATGCGCATCGCTGTCATCGCCCTCGGCAAGATCGGACTCCCGCTCGCGGTGCAGTTCGCGAGCATGGGGCACGACGTCGTCGGCGTCGACGTCAACCCGCGGACCGTCGAGGCGGTCAACGCGGGGCGCGAGCCTTTCCCGGGGGAGGCCGAGCTCGCCGAGCGGCTGGCCGAGCTCGTGCCGGCGGGGCGCCTGCGCGCGACGACCGACTACGCGGACGCCGTCCCGGGCGCCGAGGCGGTCGTCCTCGTCGTCCCGCTCTTCGTCGACGAGACGACCGCGCAGCCGGACTTCGGCTGGATGGACGCCGCGACGGCCGAGCTTGCGAAGCACCTCACGCCCGGCACGCTCGTCTCCTACGAGACGACGCTCCCTGTGGGCACGACGCGCGGCCGCTGGAAGCCCATGCTCGAGGCCGGTTCGGGGCTCACGGAGGGTGAGGACTTCCACCTCGTCTTCTCGCCCGAGCGCGTCCTCACGGGGCGGGTCTTCGCCGACCTGCGCAAGTACCCCAAGCTCGTCGGCGGTCTCTCGGCGGAAGGTGCCGCGCGCGCGACGGCGTTCTACGAGGCCGTCCTCACGTTCGACGAGCGCCCCGACCTGCCGCGCCCCAACGGCGTGTGGGACCTCGGCTCGGCCGAGGCCTCCGAGATGGCCAAGCTCGCCGAGACGACGTACCGCGACGTCAACATCGGACTCGCCAACCAGTTCGGCGCGTTCGCCGAGAAGGCGGGCATCGACATCTACGCGGTCATCGACGCCTGCAACTCCCAGCCGTTCTCGCATATCCACCGCCCGGGCATCGCCGTCGGCGGGCACTGCATCCCCGTCTACCCGCGCCTGTACCTCTCGGTCGACCCGGACGCGTCGGTCGTGCGCGAGGCACGCGCGGTCAACGCCGCGATGCCCGAGCGCACCGTGGCGCGCGCCGCGGACCTCCTCGGCAGCCTCGACGGCCTGCGCGTCGTCGTCCTCGGCGCCGCCTACCGCGGCGGTGTCAAGGAGACGGCGTTCTCGGGCGTCTTCGCGACGGTCGCCGCGCTCGCGTCGCGCGGTGCGACGGTGACGGTCCACGACCCGCTCTACGCCGACGACGAGCTCGCGGCGCTCGGTCTCGCAGCGCACCACCTCGGTGAGGCCGCGGACCTCGCGGTCGTCCAGACGGACCACGCCGACTACCGCACGCTCACGCCTGCCGACGTGCCCGGCGTCCGCCTCCTCGTCGACGGGCGCCGGGTGACCGACGCCGCGCTGTGGGCGGGGACGCCGCGCGTCGTCGTCGGGCAGGGATCGCCGTCATGACAGCCGACCCGCACGCCCGACGCGCATGAGCTGGGCGGCCGTCGTCGCCCCGGCGACAGTGCTCATGGCGCTCCTCGTCGTGCCCGGGTGGGTGCTCCTGCGGCTCGCCGGCGTCCGGGGGCTTCTCGCGCTCGGTGGCGCCGCCCCGGTCTCGGTCGCGCTCGTGGGCGTCACGGCGCTCGCGGCGGGCATGCTCGGCGTGCCGTGGGGCTGGGGGCCGCTCGGTGCGGCGCTCGCCGCCTCGGCGGTCGCTGCGTGGGCCCTGGGCCGGTGTGTCGTCCACGAGCAGCGCGTACGCGGGCTGCGGCCCGCGGGCCTGTGGGCGAGGCGCTTCGAGCTCGGAGGTGCCCGCTGGCCGTGGGTCGCCGCGACGCTCGCGGTCGCCGTCGTGCTCCTCGCCGTGCCGATGGCGATCGGCATGGGACGTCCCGACGCCGTGCTCCAGCAGTGGGACGCCGTCTTCCACCTCAACGGCCTGCGGGCCGTCCAGGACTCGGGCCTCGCCTCGAACCGCGGCGCGATGCGCCCGCTCTACGGCGCGATCGGCGACCGCGTCTACTACCCGGCCGTGTGGCACGCGATGGTCTCGCTCCTGCCCGCAGGCGGCTCGGTGACGCTCGCGGCCAACGCGTCGACCTTCGTGCTCGGCGGGCTCGTCTGGCCGCTCGGCCTCGCGGCGCTCGTGCGTGTGCTGCTGTGGCGCTGGTGGACCACCACGCCGCTCGCGCTCCTGCTCGTCGGCACGTTCGGCGCGTTCCCGGCCGTCCTTCTCTCGACGCTCGCGCAGTGGCCGTTCGCGACGGCGATCGCGCTCGTACCGGGCACCGTCGCGCTCGCGGTCGCGAGCCGCGCGCGTGTCGACGGCGGGGTCGCGGCGACGGCGCCGGCGCGGCTCGTCAGCTCGCTCCTCGTCGTCCTCACGGCGGCGGGCGGCGTCGCGCTCGCGCACGGCTCGGGCGTGTTCTCGCTCGGGCTCGTCCTCGGCCCGTTCGCCCTCGCGTCGCTCACGCACGCGGCCTCACGGCGGTGGGACGCGGGCCAGCGCGGGCGCGTCGTCACCGGCGCCGTCCTCGGTTCCCTGGGCGTCGTCGCGGGGCTCGTCGTCGTCCTCACGAACCCGACGATCCGCAACATGCTGTCCTACCCACGGGAGTCGAGGGCCTTCTACCCGAGCACGGTCCTCGGCTCGCTCCTCGACCAGCCGCTCTCCGGGCCCCTCGGCGACGTCGTCGTCGCCGTCGCGACGGTCGCAGGGGTCGTCATCATCCTCCGGTCGCGCATCGGGGCCGTGCCGGCCATGACCCCGGGGGGCTCGCCCGCACGGGCCGAGCGCGGCCGCGGTGACCTCCAGGGCCTCACGTGGGTCGTCGGGGCGTGGGCGCTCGTCCTCGTGCTCACGGCGCTCGCGGCGGGACCGCAGACGCCGCTGCGCGTGCTCACGGGCCTCTGGTACTCGCAGGCGGCGCGCATCCAGGCTGTCCTCCCGGTCGTCGTCGTGCCGCTCGCGGCGCTCGGCTGCCTCGCGATCGGGGGGGTCGTCGCGCGCCGATGGGCGCAGCGGGCTGACGTCCGCGGCGGGACGCGTCCGCGTGGCGCCGTCGTGCTCTCGACGCCGTCGCGTGCCGCGACCGGCGTCGCGCTGCTCGCGCTGGTGGTGTCGGTGCCGTGGGCGGGTACCGCGACCGCGAAGCGCTTCAGCGAGGCGTACGAGGCCGGGGCGACGCGCTGGGGTCACATGCTCTCGCCCGAGGAGGTCGTGCTGCTCGACCGCCTCGACAGGGTGCTGCCGTCCGACGCTCTCGTCATCGGCGACCCGGCGAACGGAGCCGCACTGGTCTGGGCGGTCGCCGACCGCCGGGTCTTCCTGCCGCAGCTGTCGGTGTCCAACCTCACGGCGGACCAGCGGCTCCTGCGTGCGTCGTTCTCCGACCTCATGACGAACCCGGACGTGTGCGACGCCGTGCGCCGCACGGGGATCACGCACCTCTACGTCGACACGGCGACCGCGGCGGACGGCGCCAAGGTCGACGCGGGAGCACCGGGCCTGCACCGGGCGCCCACGGAGGGTGTCGAGGTCGTCGATGCGGAGGGGACCGCGACGGTCTACCGGATCACGGCCTGCCAGGACTGACCGTGAGATGTGGGCCCCAGGACGCGGGCGAGCCCCGACCACGCGGACGTGGTCGGGGCTCGCTGCTGTGCGGCGGCGGCGCTCAGCGCCCGATGCGCTCGATCTCGACGAGGTGCGCACGGGCCTCGCGCGTCGCGATCCGCTGCGTCTGGGTGGGATCGAGCAGGACGACGGAGCCGCCCGTCGACCACGCGTTGAGCGAGGAGCGGAGCGTCTGCAGGAGCTTGCCGCGGCGGCCGAGGTGGTCGGCGTGGTGCGTCGTCGGCTCGTCCGCGCACGTCACGCAGTCGGCGTCGGACGTGAGGAGGATGCGGTCGCCCTGGGGTGCGACGCGAGCGGACTCGGCCCAGTCGACGAGGTCGTTGTACGAGACGGTCACCGCGCCGCGAAAGGCGCCCGTGATGATCGCGAGGGAGTCCGGCACGGGGTCGACGACGGGGCCGAGGACGTCGCCGTACGTCATGACGGCGCCTGCGGCATCGATCGCGCCCGTGGGGAGCGTGTCGTCGAAGGCGCGGGCGAGGGCGGGCAGGGCGACTGCGACGAGCGGGACGTCGTAGCCGGCCCACGCCTCGGGGCGGTGCGTGATCGCGACGTCGGCCTCGACCTCGTCGTCCTTGGGGGAGACGAGCGAGAGCGTCGCGCCCGTGCGCCACACGGCGAGCGCCCACACGAGCGTGCGCCAGTGGGCGGGGAGGTCGAGCGCGACGACGGTGCCGGGCGCCGCGTCGAGCTCCTCGACGAGGAGGTTCGACGTCTTCGTCACCCAGTTGGCGAGGACGGCGCCCGAGAGCTCGATCCTCTCGTCGTCGGGGCCGTACCAGGTGAGGCGGGGTCTGCCGGGATCCTGGGTGAGGGTCGCGAGGATCGCCGCGACGGGAGAGGACGTCATGGGGAGAGCCTACCGAGCCTTTGCCTGCGTCGTGACCGTCCGTGACCTCCGTGCGACTCCCGTGGCGGGTGCTGACGGGGCCGTGGGAGGTTCCTCACCCACCGGATAGCACACCGCGGCTTGACGAACCCGCATGACACGCATGTAATTTAGGTAACGGATCTTCGCCAGGCACCGTGCGGGCGTCGACCACGGCGTAGGTGACGGGCAACGACGCCCGGGATCTTGCCGGGGCGCAGGTCCGGCAACATGCGCAGCGACTGAAGGGGGAGCACCATGTGGAACCTGCTCGAGACGGACGGCCCGTTCCCGTCCGACGCGAGCCGTCCCGTGGGGGCTGACATCCTCACGCTCGGCATCGACTCGGACGAGACCGTCCTCGCCTGGCAGGACCGCGCGCTGTGCGCACAGACCGACCCCGAGGCGTTCTTCCCCGAGAAGGGCGGCTCGACGCGCGAGGCCAAGCGCGTCTGCACGGGCTGCGAGGTCCGCGCGGAGTGCCTCGAGTACGCCCTCGCGAACGACGAGCGCTTCGGCATCTGGGGCGGGCTCTCCGAGCGCGAGCGTCGCAAGCTCAAGCGAGCGGCGGTCTGACACACCGGCGGTCCTCCGGGGCCGCTCTGTGGCAGCGGGGCATGATGGCGAGAGCATGACGACTCCCGACACCCCCCGTGACCGCATCCCGCGCCCCGCCCGCCCCGCCGGGCGTGGGGCCGCGGGCTCCCCGCGTACCCGCACCGCGGTCGCCCACGCGCCCACGACCGTGACGGCCGTCGTCGTCACGCGCGGCGCGACCCCCTACCTCGACGCGACGATCGCCGCCGTGCGCGCGCAGGAGCACGCTCCTGACCGTCTGCTCGTCGTCGACGTCGTCCGTGACGCCGACCGGCGTGCGCGGCTCGCACCCGCGGACGACGACACGCTCGCGACGGTCCTCGTCCACGTCCCGCGTGCCACGAGCTTCGGCGCCGCGGTGCGCGCGGGGCTCGAGCACCTCGCCGACCTCGGTCAGGCGCCCGCGCCGGACCCGACGACCTGGCTGTGGCTCCTCCACGACGACGCGACGCCCGCGCCCGGCGCGCTCGACGCGCTCGTGCGCGCCGTCGAGCACGCGCCGTCGGTCGTCCTCGCGGGAGCCAAGCAGGTCGAGCCCGGCGACCGGCGGCGCCTCGTCGAGGTCGGGCTCACGACGTCCCCAGCGGGCCGGCGCATGTCGTCGGTCGAGCCGGGGGAGACCGACCAGGGCCAGCACGACGGCACCGTCGACGTCCTCGGCGTCGGGTTCGCGGGCGCGATCGCGCGCCTCGACGTGTGGACCGCGCTCGACGGCCCGGACCCCGAGTACGGCAACGTCGGCGACGGCCTCGAGTACTCCCGCCGCGCCCGCCTCGCCGGGCATCGCGTCATCGTCGTCCCGGGCGCCGTCGTCGCGCACGCGCGGGCGACCTACCTCGACCTGCGCCGTCGCGAGACCGTCCCGGACCACGAGCCCGACGAGGAGCGCTCGTTCGCGCTCCGCCGTCGCGCCGAGCTCTGGTACCGCCTCACGGGTGCCCCGACGGGCCTCGTGTGGCTGCACCTCGTCGTCGTCGCGCTCCTCGCGCTGCCGCGTGCGCTGTGGCAGCTCGGGGCCAAGCGCGGACGCCGCGCCCGGGCCGAGATCACGGCAACCGCATGGACGATCCTGCGCCCTGTCGCGCTGTGGCGCTCCCGGCGTCGGGTGCGCCGCGCGCGGGTCCTGCCGCGCTCCGCGCTCGTCCCGCTCCAGGCCTCGTGGCGCGACGTGCTCGTCGCGCGCCGCGACCGGCGCCTCGCGCGCACCGAGCAGCGACGGGCCCGCGCGCGGGGAGACGCGTTCGCGCTCGCGGAACGACGCGCCGACCTGCGTCGTCGCGTGCTCGGCGTCGCGCTCACCGCCGTCGGGCTCGTAGGGCTCACCCTGTGGTGGCTCGGTCCCGCGCTGTCGGCAGCAGGGTCCGGGGCGCGCCTCGTGTCGCCGGCGCTCCCGCTGGCCGGAGGATCGCTCGCTGACATGTGGGCCGAGGTCGCCGACGGCTGGGTGCGCGCGGGCGTCGGCGACGCCGTCGCGGCCGACCCCCTCCTCACCGTGCTCCTGCCGTTCGTCGCGCTCGTCACGCCGTTCGGCGGCAACCTGCAGACGGTCGTCGACCTCACGCTCCTCGCGTCGCTCGTCGTCGCGGGCCTCGGAGCCTGGCTCGCCGCGGGCACCGCGACGAAGTCGCTCCTGCTGCGCTCGGCGGCCGCGCTCGCGTGGGTCGCGACGCCCGTGCTCGCAGCCGGCCTGGGCGCCGGACGGTTCGGTGACCTGCTCGCCCACGTCGCGCTGCCCTGGGCGGTATGGGGCGCGCTCAAGGGCGTCGGCCTGGGCGCACGGCCGCCCGTCGAACGCGCTGTCGTCGCTGCCGCGCGGCGCGCCGAGGCACGCCGCCTCGAGCGCGAGTCCGCGGCGTCGGACGACGGGGAGGACGCGTACCTCGCCGCCGCTGGTGCAGCCGCGACCCCCGTGGCCGACGCCACGATGCCCGCTGCGCGTCCCGTCGCCCACGCCTCGGTGCCCGCTGCCGCGTTCGGCGGACTCGCGCTCGCCGTGGCCGTCGCCGGCGCGCCCGTCCTGCTCGTGCCTGCGCTCGTCGCCCTCGCCCTCGTCGGTCTCCTGCGGGGCCGCCCGCGTCCGCGCGGCGCGCGGCGCCACCTCCTGCTCGTCGCCGTGCCGCCCGTGCTCGTCGTCGTCCCGCTCGTCGCCGAGGTCGTGCGCCGAGGCCTCGACGCCTGGCCGCTCCTGCTCGCCTCGCCCGGGCGTCCCGTCCCGACCGAGGCACCCGCGGGCTGGCGCCTGCTGCTCGGCGAGCCGACGGTCCTGCCGAGGTGGCCGTGGGCCGAGGGGCTGCCGCTGCCGGACGCGGTCCAGGCCGCGGTCCCGCTCGTCCTCGGCGGGCTCGTCGTCGTGTGCGCGCTCCTCGCGCTCGTGCGCCGGGACCGTGCGGGCGCCGTGCGCGGCGCCTGGCTCGTCGCAGCCCTGGCGCTCGCTGCGGGCGCCGCGGCCTCGACGGTCGTCGTCGGCGCGGGCGACCTCGGCGAGGTGCGCGCGTCGGCCGGCGGAGCGGTGTCGCTCGTCGTGCTCGCGCTGCTCGGTGCGGCGCTCGTCGGGCTCGACCACGTGACCGACCGGGTCGCGTCGCACGCGTTCGGGTGGCGTCAGCTCGCGCTCGTCCTCTTCGTCGTCGTGGGCGTCGGTGCGTCAGGGCTCGCACTCGCCCGCGGTGCCGCGCTCGTCGATCTGCGCGACCCCCAAGGTCTGCACGTTCTCGAGGGTGACGTCGTGCCGGCCGTCGGCCGCCAGATGCAGGAACCGCCACGCTCCGCGCGCGTCCTGCGGCTCGACGCGGGCGCGACGACGACGTTCCAGCTCCTCCGGGGCGACGGCCCGCAGCTCGCGGACGTGTCGGTCGTGCGCGACCACCGTGCGCTCACGGCGGGGACCGACGCCCCGGCCCAGAAGCTTGCGGGCGTCGTCGCCCGGCTCGTCGGCGGCGTCGTCGACGACGGGGCGGCCCTCGTCGACCTCGGCGTCGGCGCGGTGCTCGTCGCTCCCGGGACGGACGACGACGCGAGGGGTGCGCTCGTCGCTCGGCTCGACGCCAACGGAGTCCTCGAACGCGTCGCGGACGGCCCGACGGGCACCGTGTGGCGCGTCGCGGTCGCAGCTGGCGACGCCGAGGGGACGACGACCGTGACGGGCTGGGCACGTCTGCTCGACGGCTCGGGCGCGGGCGTCGTCGTCCCGTCCGACGGCCGCGGCATCGACGTCCGCCTGCCGTCGACCGGCACGGGCGACCTCGGCGTGACGGCGGGCCTCGGCTGGGACGTCCAGCCGGGCACGCGGACGCTCGTGCTCGCCGAGCGGGCGGCGCCGGGCTGGCGCGCGACGCTCGACGGCCACAGGCTCGAGACCGCCCAGCGGCTCCCCGAGGGGGCGTGGCAGCAGACGTTCGCGCTCCCCGCCGACGGCGGCGGGAGTCTCGAGGTCTGGTACGAGTCGCCGGGCGGCACGTGGTGGCGCGTCGTGCTCGTCGCGACGGCAGTGATCTACGGGCTGCTCGTCGTGCCCGTCCGACGCAGGGTGGTGGAGCGGTGAACCGCGAGGACGACGTGCGCGACGACGAGGTGCAGGGCGAGGGGCAGGACGGCACTCGGCCCCAGGACGTGCAGCCGGCCGAGACAGAGCCGGCCGAGGCGCGCCCCGTGCGCGACGAGCCCGTCGCGCCGTCGCGCGCCCGCCGCCGAGGAGCCACGGCGCTGCGCGGCGTCACGGGCCTGCTCGTCCTCGGCCTCGCGGGCGGGACGGCGTGGGCCGCCGACCTCCTGCCGGTCGAGGAGACCGCGGGCGTCGCGGCGCAGGAGCTCGCGGTCGTGCCGTCGGCCGTCGACGTCGTGTGCCCCGGGCCCGTGCAGCTCGCCGACCCGGACGCGTCGGCCGACCCCGCGTTCGACCCGTCCCCGGTCGGGACGACGACCTCGTTCGGCGGCGTCGTGCTCGCCCCCGCGACCGTCGGACCGTCGCCCGTGACGCTGCTCGACGGCTCCGCGGCGCCCGCGGTGGCGACGGCCGCGGGACGGTCGCTCGTCGTGGCGCGCGGCGCCGTGCCGGGCGCGACGACGCTCACCGCTGCGCCTGCCTCGGACGGCGCGGCGGTTCTCGGGGCCTCGGTCGTCTCGTCGACGACGGCGGGCGACCTGCGGGGCCTCGCCGGTGCGTCGTGCGCGACGCCGTCGGCCGAGCAGTGGCTGCTCGGCGGGACGACGACGCGCGGCTCGAGCACGCGGCTCGTCGTCCAGAACCCGTCGCGCACCGCGGCGGTCGTCGACGTCGAGCTGTGGGGGCCGGGCGGCCGCATCGACGCCGCGGGCCCCACGACCATGACCGTGCCGGCCGGCGGTCAGTCCGCACGCCTGCTCGAGGCCGTCGCGCCCGAGCAGCGGCTGCTCGGCGTGCGGGTCGTCGCGCGCGGCGCGCTCGTCACGTCCTACCTGCAGGTCGGGGTGCTCGACGGGATCCGGCCGCTCGGCGTCGACCTCGCCGCTGCGACGACGCCGGCGACACGCCAGGTCGTCACGGGTGTGACGACGACGGGACCGGGTGCCGGGGCGCGGCTCGACGTGCTCGTGCCGGACGGCTCCGACCCGACCCTCGCGGCGGGCTCCGACGCGACCACGACCGCCGCCAACCCGGTGGCGGTGTCCGTCACCGTCCTCGGCCCGCAGGGCCGGGTGCTCGTGCCCGGCGCCGAGCAGTTCGAGACGGTTCCGGGGCAGGTCGTCTCGCTCGATCTCGACGCCCTCGAGGCCGGTCGCTACACGCTCGTCGTCGACGCTCCCTCGCCCCTCGTCGCGTCCGTGACGTCGGTGCGGCCCGGGACGGACGGCGACGACAGGGCACTCCTCGCCGGCCGACCCGCGCCGGGACCAGGTGTGAGCCTCGCCGCGAGCCCTGCCGGCGTGCGGCGCACGCTCACGCTCACGGCGGTGCCCGACGACCTTGCGGGCGTCCCCGGCGCCGCGCTCGGCACGGGTGTCCCGGTCGACGCCGACGGCCAGCCGCTCACGCTCGCGACGCGACGCGTCGAGGTCGACCTCGTGGGGACCGACGGTCAGGTGTCGGCGACGTTCCCCGTCGACGTCCCGGTCGGGGGGACGGCCGTCGTCGGCCTCGACGCCAGGGCGCCGGGTGTCGACGTCGCTGCGGTCGTCGTCCGCCCGACGGGCGAGGGGCCGGACGTCACGTGGTCGCTCGAGGCGAGCGCGGACGGACGCGACGGGACCGTCGACGGTCTGCTCACCGTGCTCGCGCCCGTGCCGGGCGACGTCGTCACGCGCGAGGTCGTCGTGCGCCCGTCGCTGGGCTTCTGAGCGGGGCGGCCCGGCTCACCAGTCGCCGACGTACCCGGGATCGATGTCCTCGGGGTTGCGACCGAGCATGTGCGCGACCTGCTCGACCACGACCGTGCGCACGAGCTCGGCGAGGTCCTCGCGGTCGTTCGCACGTTCCTCGACAGGTCGCCGGTAGACGACGACGCGCGGCGCGAGCGCGCCGTCGGCCGGGAAGTAGCGGCCCATGGGCACGCCGCGGCGGTGCTCCCACGGAGCCGGGTCGGACGGCGGGACGTCCTCGACCGCGAACTCGAGCCCGGCGATCTGCCGCGCCCACGAGCGCTCGATGCGGACGACCGTCGCGACGACGAGGTCGTCGAACCGCTCGGCGCGTGTGCGCGCGGCGGGGAGGTTCGCCGGCATGAGCGGGCCGCGCGGCCCACGTCCGCGACGGTCGCGACGGCGCACGCCTGCGGTGGGCGGGGGGACGGGGTGGTTCGCACGCACCAGCCCAGCCTAGGCGTTCCTCCGGCCCCGGCGGCCCTCGGCGTGGGATTGGGGCGCTGGGCCTCGGGCGGCTTACCATCGGGAACTGTGAGACCTGTCCGTCAGTGCACGAGAACCGCGTGCCCCCGCTCCGCGGTGGCCACGCTCACCTACGTGTACGCGGACTCCACGGCTGTCCTCGGGCCCCTCGCGACGCATGCCGAGCCGCACAGCTACGACCTGTGCGCGGAGCACGCCGACCGCCTCACGGCCCCGCGAGGCTGGGAGGTGGTGCGTCTCGTCACGGACCACGTCGAGACGGGGCCGAGCCACGACGACCTGCTCGCGCTCGCCGACGCTGTGCGGGAGGCCGGCCGGACGGCTGCCGCGCCGGTCCGCGGCCGGCACGTCGCCGAGCCCGCGCCCGTCCAGGTCGGGGAGATCGCACGCAAGGGGCACCTGCGGGTGCTGCGGGGCGAGGGCTGACGTGGCGGAGCCGACACCCCGCAAGCGCCGCGGCGCGCGTCCGACCGAGCCCCTCGGCTCGCTCAGCGCGCCCGTTCCCTCCCTGCCGGGGACGCGCGAGTGCGCCGGCTGCGGCGGGCGTGAGCTTACCCGGGTCGACATGACGCTCGCCGACGGCACCGACGTCGTCTTCGTCTCGTGCCACGGCTGCGAGGAGACGAGCTGGGTCGACGCAGCGGGCACGGTGCTCGACGCGGACGACGTGCTGCCCCGCATGCGCAGGCCCGGCACCTGAGACGGAACCGCGGCCCTGCTGGTCCGCAGCGCGCACCGGCGCGCACGCACTGACGAGGGCGCGCACGCGCCCACCACGACACGTAGGAGGAACGATGGGCGAGCAGAACGAGCACGGTTTCGCGGGCGTCCCGGTCGAGCCGTGGGTGCGCGCGATCCTGCGCTGCCCCGCGACGGGTGCGGAGCTCGTCGAGGGTGTCGGGCCCGACGGTGGACCGGAGCTGTGGTCGACGGCTCCCGAGGGCGCTCTCGCATACCCCGTGCGCGACGGCATCCCGGTGCTGCTCGTCGACGACGCGCGCCCGCTCTGACGCGCGGCCTGCGCGTCGGCCGCACGTCCGCGCCGCGGACGACGTCGACTGTGCGTGGCGTGACACGCCGCGCGCGGCGGGGGCCCGCGGACCTACAATGATCCGCGCCCCGTCCGGGGCTCTGGGACGTCGAGGGGACGGCTGGCATGTCAACTGGTGGCGGTACCAAGGCGATCGTCGCGGCACTGTTCGCGAACATGGGCATCGCGGTGACGAAGTTCGTCGCCTACCTGCTCACGTCCTCCTCGTCGATGCTCGCGGAGTCGGTGCACTCGCTCGCGGACTCGGGCAACCAGGTGCTGCTGCTCGTCGGCGGCAAGCGGGCCCGCAAGGAGGCGACGCCCGAGCACCCCTTCGGCTACGGCCGCGCCCGGTACGTCTACGCGTTCCTCGTCTCGATCATCCTCTTCTCGCTCGGCGGGCTCTTCGCCCTCTACGAGGCGTGGCACAAGTTCCAGGACCCGCACGGCATCGAGTCGTGGAAGTGGGTGCCGGTCGTCGTCCTCGTCGCGGCGATCGCCATGGAGTCGTTCTCGTTCCGCACCGCGGTCGTCGAGTCGAACCACGTGCGCGGCAGGCTCTCGTGGACCGAGTTCGTCAGGCGCGCGAAGTCGCCCGAGCTGCCGGTCATCCTCCTCGAGGACCTCGGGGCGCTCGTGGGCCTCGTGCTCGCGCTCGTCGGCGTCTCGATGACGCTCGTCACGGGCAACGGCCTGTGGGACGCCGCGGGCACTGCGTCGATCGGCGTCCTGCTCATCCTCATCGCGATCGTTCTCGGCATCGAGGTGAAGTCGCTGCTCATCGGCGAGGCCGCAACTCCCGAGAACGTCGCCGCGGTGCGTGCAGCTCTCGAGGGCACCGAGGGCGTCGAGTCGGTCATCCACCTGCGCACCATGCACCTGGGGCCCGAGGAGATCCTCGTCGCCGCGAAGATCGAGGTCTCTGCGGTCGAGACCGCGGCGGACGTCGCCGCGGAGATCGACGCGGCCGAGACCGCGGTGCGCGCTGCCGTCCCCGACCTGCGCGCTGTCATCTACCTCGAGCCCGACCTGCGACGCGTCGTGGACGCAGCGGTGACGACGCCCCACACCTGAGGCCTCGTCCCTCCGGTCAGGAGGTGCGCTCCACGTTGCCGACGAGCGCCCGGGAGAGCCATGCGGGTCGCACGCAC encodes:
- a CDS encoding TIGR03089 family protein, with translation MTSSPVAAILATLTQDPGRPRLTWYGPDDERIELSGAVLANWVTKTSNLLVEELDAAPGTVVALDLPAHWRTLVWALAVWRTGATLSLVSPKDDEVEADVAITHRPEAWAGYDVPLVAVALPALARAFDDTLPTGAIDAAGAVMTYGDVLGPVVDPVPDSLAIITGAFRGAVTVSYNDLVDWAESARVAPQGDRILLTSDADCVTCADEPTTHHADHLGRRGKLLQTLRSSLNAWSTGGSVVLLDPTQTQRIATREARAHLVEIERIGR
- a CDS encoding glycosyltransferase, with the translated sequence MSEPEVDVVVAVHTPERRVERAVLSVLLTEVDVRVTVVCHGTPPEGIAERLGPLADDARVRLLPHVDGVPSPAGPFNAGLDAATAPWVSVMGSDDALEVGAIDAWLALAARTGSEAVLPRLRHASGAVVPTPPARPWRTRDLDIVRDRLAYRTAPLGLLSRAALDRLGLRMTPGLPSGEDLAPSTLLWAGARGVAFDRRGPAYVIGADAAERVTLTVRPVAADLAPVDDLLARPELRGADTRVRLAVAAKLVRIHVLAAVHNRRTTGLDDDDRAALAAGADAVVALAPGVLDVLSRAERDLLDAIGAGAASARLVELSDRRRRHGTPTTLVPRDLRRVLAREAPLRLMAASVLVR
- a CDS encoding WhiB family transcriptional regulator, producing the protein MWNLLETDGPFPSDASRPVGADILTLGIDSDETVLAWQDRALCAQTDPEAFFPEKGGSTREAKRVCTGCEVRAECLEYALANDERFGIWGGLSERERRKLKRAAV
- a CDS encoding DUF6541 family protein, whose translation is MSWAAVVAPATVLMALLVVPGWVLLRLAGVRGLLALGGAAPVSVALVGVTALAAGMLGVPWGWGPLGAALAASAVAAWALGRCVVHEQRVRGLRPAGLWARRFELGGARWPWVAATLAVAVVLLAVPMAIGMGRPDAVLQQWDAVFHLNGLRAVQDSGLASNRGAMRPLYGAIGDRVYYPAVWHAMVSLLPAGGSVTLAANASTFVLGGLVWPLGLAALVRVLLWRWWTTTPLALLLVGTFGAFPAVLLSTLAQWPFATAIALVPGTVALAVASRARVDGGVAATAPARLVSSLLVVLTAAGGVALAHGSGVFSLGLVLGPFALASLTHAASRRWDAGQRGRVVTGAVLGSLGVVAGLVVVLTNPTIRNMLSYPRESRAFYPSTVLGSLLDQPLSGPLGDVVVAVATVAGVVIILRSRIGAVPAMTPGGSPARAERGRGDLQGLTWVVGAWALVLVLTALAAGPQTPLRVLTGLWYSQAARIQAVLPVVVVPLAALGCLAIGGVVARRWAQRADVRGGTRPRGAVVLSTPSRAATGVALLALVVSVPWAGTATAKRFSEAYEAGATRWGHMLSPEEVVLLDRLDRVLPSDALVIGDPANGAALVWAVADRRVFLPQLSVSNLTADQRLLRASFSDLMTNPDVCDAVRRTGITHLYVDTATAADGAKVDAGAPGLHRAPTEGVEVVDAEGTATVYRITACQD
- a CDS encoding nucleotide sugar dehydrogenase, whose product is MRIAVIALGKIGLPLAVQFASMGHDVVGVDVNPRTVEAVNAGREPFPGEAELAERLAELVPAGRLRATTDYADAVPGAEAVVLVVPLFVDETTAQPDFGWMDAATAELAKHLTPGTLVSYETTLPVGTTRGRWKPMLEAGSGLTEGEDFHLVFSPERVLTGRVFADLRKYPKLVGGLSAEGAARATAFYEAVLTFDERPDLPRPNGVWDLGSAEASEMAKLAETTYRDVNIGLANQFGAFAEKAGIDIYAVIDACNSQPFSHIHRPGIAVGGHCIPVYPRLYLSVDPDASVVREARAVNAAMPERTVARAADLLGSLDGLRVVVLGAAYRGGVKETAFSGVFATVAALASRGATVTVHDPLYADDELAALGLAAHHLGEAADLAVVQTDHADYRTLTPADVPGVRLLVDGRRVTDAALWAGTPRVVVGQGSPS